The Malus sylvestris chromosome 14, drMalSylv7.2, whole genome shotgun sequence genome segment CCATTTTCCTGTACACCGAATTTACTTTCGATCACAGCATGCCATCAAATTTCAGTCTTTTCTTGCCTAGTTTTTGATCTTTAAACAAGCTCAAGTATAATCCAGTTTATGTCCTCTCAGGTAGACTGGATCATTCCAGTCTAGGCTGAATGAAAATTACGTGAACAAGAAGTTTACGTGTATAGCTTCTAATATGGAAAACCAGCTTTTGTACTAACTAAACTTTTCTAATTGTGATACATCCGTTATTCATCTTGGTTATTTTGTTTTCGCTTTCCTTGTTCATTCTGTTTTTCCCATTTAAGACAATATTCACAagaagtggtatcagagccaggtttgGCTGATATCCGTTTATAATGGAGGGTGCAACCGGCTTTAACTTCTTGTGTATATCGCGTTTaagaataggaaaacaaaacaacatcAAGAGGCAGAAAGAGAGTCCCTTCTGTGACACCAAGAAACCCGTGCGTTGAGACTATTGGCTCCTTGCAGGCACTATTAGATGTCGGGGGCAGTTAGGCATCTTCAGTCTGAAACTTTATCATATCCCAAATAATATCCCTAAGCATATTCTGTCTAGGAGCCATAAAATATGTATAACTTTTTTATACCATTCTAACCTGGAATTGCTGTGGGACAAACCGAAAGTTAAGAAATTGGAAAGGTATCCACAGTTGCCAATTAGCTAGCACAGCAGAAAACCACTCCTACGCAAACAGATACTTCATATTAACAAATGTAGTTTGTATGCAAATTTACAAAAGTAAATACAATCATTCCATTAGGTTTCAAAGCAAATAGATTCGATTCTTTTAACACCACCTGTTGAAGCTTGGGTACAACTTGTGAACGTTTTCCCTCCAGCGTCATCAATGTTGATAAGAAAACTCCAATGAATATAGGAGCAAAAAGAAACTGCAGCAACATTAACCCGAAAGTTACAAGACAGTGttatatttgaaaaaataactaTCACTTGTCATGAAATTTAATAACCTCAAATGAGAATTTGAGGTCACCTGATCAAGTACGAGACGCAGGAATGCACCTGATGCTCCAGGCATCGTTACCAGTTTGCTTAGATACAAATACCTAATGACAAAAGGTGGTGTAATGAAAACGTACAAGAGCAAAACATGACAAAGAAGGAAATACACATAGAAACAATGAAAAATTACCATGAAATTAGATAGGTTACTTATTTACAAATCCAATGTAATTTTAGATTTTTTCCAGGGAACCTGATGGTGTGAAAAATGCCATATGATAAATTAAACTGCTTGCCGTACAGGAGGGATGGAACAGACATTAAAATTTTGTACCAGAAAGATGTACCCATACATTCATATCAGTTGACAGTTACTGTGCGTTTCTAAAGTTCGTATCCTATTCTTAtctgtttttaaataataacaataataatgaaaGCAGTACTATAATGATGATTCTAAACTTCCGGCTTACAGATggaattttgaattgttaccagAAATGCAACGTCGGACCTACTAACACCAGCCCCAACAGGGTAAACAAGAACGTTCTTTTCAGGTCCAGGTACGGAGCTTTATCAATGACAAGCTGGGGCAAAGAATCACATTAGCATTGTCATACTCTGAGAGAATACAGTATGATCACATAAATATAAGTGATAACTACCATTTTGCAAATGGTACAACCCTCAGTATAATAACTTACAAATCGTACATAATTGTGCACACCAGAAACCACTCAAAGTTTCAACATTACAACATGTGAAAAACTTTAGTCTTTTGAAAGGCGATTGAGCCAATGCAATGCCATGGTCTTGAGGCAGCTACTTAGTCAGCTTGATTTGAGAGATGATATACAACAAGAAAATTGAGCATCTCAAGTAACAAGTAACACCACTCTAACAGAATAATCTAGGATCACCAGTCCCAGTTCAAATAAACTTCAGTATGTTATTTCCAAATCATAAGGATAACTGTGTAGCTGACTGAGATCAAGGGTTCAACATATGTAGTTCTAGCAAGCACCAAATCAGATTTGCAAAGCTAATCCATTGTTGGAACAGAGATCATAGCATTAGTTTTGTCCCCATCAAGTTTTATCTTCTTCGTTCTTTGTTCTTCCAATTTTCTTCTTTATAAATCAAATCTAATTTGCCAACTCAGCCGTCCACCCTGATAAcagttttttgtttcttttttgtcaGAATCACATGATGTCTAATAGTCCCCATTAATTCCTAGTTTGGTTCTAGACCACTTCAGTAGactaaaacaacatttttgaaCTAAGAGTGCTGAATACAAACTATCAGTATCAGATGAACTTGTCTTCTAGACACATGAAAGTGCTTTCTCCAAGCTGCCTTGTTATAAAATTTTCAACGACACATTATCTATTTGGGGAAAGAAACATGAATCTTAAACCCCCTTTAACCCTTGTTTCCCACTCAAGTATGCAGAACTACCTTGGGACCACACCACAACCCTAATCCCCATCCCCAAAATCCACAAATCCCTAGAGTAAGATGACAACATTATACCAGTACAAGTATACTTGAGTGACaacaaaaaataaggaaaatatatGCAATCTTGAACAAAAAATGCATACCAAGGATGTTGAAATGCAAGTTGAAGATAACACAGAAAAACAGAGAAAGAAAGATAAACCATTCAACAAATTTTGTTAATGGAAACTACAGGAACATTACCTGGCAGACTATATCCCCAGTAAGAGTTAAAAGGGCAGATGTCAGAGCTTTTGTTGCAACAGGATACTTTGCAAGAAGATCCAAATACCTGAAAATATACAAAATCCAAGCTGGTAATGCTGAACAGGAACTTTATTTTCTGACTGATTAGCTGAGAAAAAAGTTCATAATTCTAATTCTATCCTCAGGATTGAACATAAGACCAGGTGTTAGTATACATAAAATTTGATACATATGCAACCAAAGTGTTTATATCATCGTATGCTTGTTGCATTGAAGACGCCTAAGTAATTTGTTACCAATCCAAGCAGTCAGCACTATCTTATTTATTGGCTTCTTTAATCCAAGTGAATCAAGTCGAAGACTATGCAGGATATTGAGTAATGTACAAAGCTTGAGCATTTTAAACTGCATACTTACCAAAATTCAACTAAAGGCTCTAAGCTTTTTATCCCGCTAACCGTTAAACTTTCATCTTATATTTTATTCTTTGAAATTGGAATTGTTTCATTACAAATGTACAGAAGGTTCAATTCTTCGTTTTATACAGTCAAAAGTAATGTTGTAGCTATCATTAGAAAATACACATCAATGCAACAAAAGCTTGgacattgaaatttgaaaataaggTTACCACGAAAGCAATGACCAATTGTTTTCATCACGACCACCGCCTTCACTGTTTGCACCGCCGTCACCTCCGCCGCCATAGTTTCCATCACCAGAGCTGCCGCCTCCACCAGTTCCACCCGACCCACCATCGGAAACAACCGAGAGACGAAACCGGTCATAACCCAGTAGCCTAAAACCTATTTCAGAACGACCCAAGTCCTTAAGCCCGACTTCAATGCCGGAATTCAGGGCAAATGAGTGGGACTGGCACATAGAAGATCTCCTAAAGCCCCTTATTTGAACTGGATTTGCTGCAATCCTAGACACAGTACAAGAATGCAAAGAGGGTCTACGAGAACAACCAACGAACCGGTTTAGGAACGGGATTTTACGAGTGAGTGAGAGGGATGCAGGGTTTAGAGCCATTTCGTGCTATGAACTGAAGCGGCACTTGGAAATT includes the following:
- the LOC126600348 gene encoding protein sym-1-like — its product is MALNPASLSLTRKIPFLNRFVGCSRRPSLHSCTVSRIAANPVQIRGFRRSSMCQSHSFALNSGIEVGLKDLGRSEIGFRLLGYDRFRLSVVSDGGSGGTGGGGSSGDGNYGGGGDGGANSEGGGRDENNWSLLSWYLDLLAKYPVATKALTSALLTLTGDIVCQLVIDKAPYLDLKRTFLFTLLGLVLVGPTLHFWYLYLSKLVTMPGASGAFLRLVLDQFLFAPIFIGVFLSTLMTLEGKRSQVVPKLQQEWFSAVLANWQLWIPFQFLNFRFVPQQFQVLTANFISLTWNVILSFKAHKEVLQN